TCATGTGACACCAACTGGTCCATATGAAAAGGAAACCATTTTTTACGCACACGTTTCAGAATAACAGAGTAGGCGCAGATGGAATATACTAGTAGCTAGCGTTAATCTATGTTATTCTTTGTTTCCTGTATTATGCAGCTGGACTGTATTAGTAACTTATTCGAAGGCGGAGATGCTGTCAACTCAAGCAATGTGTTGGGACAGTCCCCTGCATACTTGGCGGCATGCAGCGGACAAGCCTTTTGTTTGCTATGGCTACTGCAAACGGGAGTTGATGCCAATCAGCAGGTAGATTCACTTGTCTGTATttagcagggatgggcaactttgatggggatgTGGGCCGCAGTGGCTCGCGGGGCAGTATActctcaaacatacacacacacattcacccaAGCCTTTTGGGGCTCTAAGATAAATTATTTGCCATGTGGCATATGAATTTTATGCAATTCTACttattttgccatagggtggagagatgtttgcagtttttaatatgatatttgAGTGAGAGTGAAATGGGGGCCCATGGTTGgcaattcaaccatgattactacaagtttaaatagctggctagactgctgatgcacaaccacatttcaaaaTGGCACTTTGTGTATTCTACAATTCTAACTCTCAaaagtaagttgagaccctgactgagtgGGAGGGGGATTGGTCCACGGGCCAACAATACAATAAGTTTGCCCAATGCTTTTGCATATATTTCTCTAAATAAAAGGCCAACATGACACATCAAATGTGAGCTTTCAATTGATATATCATTCTTCATCCCAAAATAGTTGCAAGATGTTACGTGACACTGCAGTAAAGTGTAGGCTAATATTTTGGACACAGTAACTGCAGTGTAacttcaataagggatcacaaaCACATTGACCAGATCCATTGCTCAAGATCCAGAAAATTACAGAGGCAAAGCTCATTTTACAGGTTCTCATTTCAACTGATCCAAAACACCAGTCTTTATTTACTTGTTTCTCTTTACCCCAAATTATTTCATATTTGCTGAAGGACAACAATGGGGAGACGCCCATGCACAAAGCCGCCAAGGCCGGCAGTTTGGAATGCATCAGCGTACTCGTTGCCAGTGATGCCCAACTTGGGTGAGTGTCAACTTTCACACACGCTAAACAGTTGCATAGATGTTGATATATAATATTtaccagatgcttttatccaaagccaacttagtcatgcgtgcatacattttacgtatgggtggtcctcggaattgaacccacaaccctgacgttataagcgccatgctctaccaattaAGCTATGAAATACCTATTTTCGGACTGATGCTAATTTTGTAAATAAAATTCTACACACTGATGGCATTACCTGAGCTGAAGTTGGTTCAAATGAGTTTAAACCATTATATTTTGGCAACTGTTTCCATGCAGCCAGTTGATTTTACAATCTGTGACCTTTCCAATGTTTTTTCCTGAGCAGACTTTGCAACAACGAGGGCAGAACCGCTGAAGATTTGGCATGTTCGTACGGATTCGAGGAGTGCGGACGATTCCTGAACACACTCCGAATGACGCGACTTCTGACGAGCAGCAGCACTCCTCTGATGCCTGCCGGGGCCGTAGCATGCCCGCTGACTGGCGCCCAGAgcagtaaggtagcaggacagaaGAGGGCACtcattgccaccggggcccaagACAGAAAGAGGGCTCGAGACTGGTGATTTTAACAATGCACCTCTAGAATTCGAAAAGGAGGACAACGCTTTCTCAGCCAAGTCCAATACAGGACATGCATGACGAAGTCCCCACTACTGTGTCTGACACCAGACCCGTCTCTGTTCCTAACCACTTACTGGGGTGTGTCTGTGAGTCTCCTATGTATTTGTGTGCCAATGATTGGCAAGTATACTTAACTTGGTTAACTTGGATAGGAGCAGAATGCATCCTTCTCCTGCAGTGACAGAGGCAGACGTGTGTTGCGGAGATGGTTCGGAAAACTACGCTcatgtgatgagtaaccttgcttTGAGAACTTAGGACTCTTGTTAGCTCCCGCTGCTATTGCCTAGACTTTGGTTCAGAGGGCTAAACActtggagaatctcaattgcttACTCCCCGCTTTTTCAATACCCattggagaaggtcagaggggagggacctctctcatccaatgggttttgagaatgaGACGATGATGCGAGGTGTATGCAATTGAAATCTTTCCACTGTCTTGAGGTGTGCACGTGCTCAGCATAGGCTCCGGGCCTAGCCATCACAAGTAAACAACCACTGTGTGCATTTCATGCTCAGATGCAATATGGGACCTTCTGATTCTGTGGACACCAGTTTCAGATGTACATATCAACTTTACACAGTCCTTTGTTTACAGTGCAAATCTTTTGAGGTACACTCCCCTATGTATTTATTGACAGTGAAGCTATAtcttttaatttggctctatactccagcattttggatgcGAGATCATATTTTTGAccgtacagaatgtcaccttttatttgagggtattttcatactgTTTTACTGTTTAGAAATTAAAGCAATTTAAgcatctagtccccccattttgaAGGTGTCAATTTTTTTTACAAGAGTGACTCcaatgacaatacattatttaccgttAATTTATATTGTGCACAATATActgaaaatgcatccaacaagtctGTAGTCACATGCTTGATGTAGTCAtatgcttgatgtagtcattgtgtgttaggaatatgggaccaaaatctaaacttttgactactatAATACACTAGAAGTGAATTTggccaaatacttatgacaccttcaaatgggggaactaaatacataaagtgctttaatttctaaacggtaaaatagatatgtatgaaaatacccccAAATAAAAAGTGACATTCTGTactatctcaaatccaaaatgctgagATTATGTAGGGGAGTGTG
This genomic interval from Salvelinus alpinus chromosome 6, SLU_Salpinus.1, whole genome shotgun sequence contains the following:
- the ankrd37 gene encoding ankyrin repeat domain-containing protein 37, which gives rise to MFLLDSDSQLDCISNLFEGGDAVNSSNVLGQSPAYLAACSGQAFCLLWLLQTGVDANQQDNNGETPMHKAAKAGSLECISVLVASDAQLGLCNNEGRTAEDLACSYGFEECGRFLNTLRMTRLLTSSSTPLMPAGAVACPLTGAQSSKVAGQKRALIATGAQDRKRARDW